The following are from one region of the Cottoperca gobio chromosome 13, fCotGob3.1, whole genome shotgun sequence genome:
- the tmem120ab gene encoding transmembrane protein 120A-like encodes MPQGLKDVVEEWTCLDEEYQELKETHRMYLQKLDEISKLQNNCSSSISSHRRRLKEVSSLVKRCSKGASEEDAKTLDEINEKIKMRPNTFCEMESFLPKKNGLYLSLVLGNVNVTLFSKQSKFAYKDEYEKFKLYLTVILLLFSFVCYVFMSYRFLDAMLNFLLVWYYCTLTIRESILTTNGSRIKGWWVCHHYISAFLSGVMLTWPDGNLYKIFRNQFLAYSLYQSFVQCLQCYYQSGCLYRLRALGERHNMDLTVEGFQSWMWKGLTFLLPFLFFGHFWQLFNSLSLFRMAQLPDCREWQVMMCGLCFLILFMGNFFTTVAVVRHKVNSRNQKPKSL; translated from the exons ATGCCTCAAGGTTTAAAAGACGTTGTGGAGGAGTGGACATGTCTGGATGAAGAGTATCAGGAACTTAAG GAGACGCATAGAATGTACTTACAGAAACTGGATGAAAtttccaaactacaaaacaactGCTCTTCCTCAATTTCCAGTCATCGCAGAAGGCTGAAGGAGGTGTCCTCCCTAGTGAAAAG ATGCAGCAAAGGAGCATCCGAAGAAGATGCTAAGACCTTGGATGAAATAAATGAGAAGATAAAGATGCGGCCCAATACTTTCTGTGAAATGGAATCTTTCCTTCCCAAGAAAAACGG GTTGTACCTCAGTCTGGTTCTTGGAAATGTGAACGTCACTCTTTTCAGCAAGCAGTCAAA ATTTGCCTACAAAGATGAATACGAGAAGTTCAAGCTGTACCTTACAGTCATCCTGCTGCTGTTCTCCTTCGTATGCTATGTCTTTATGAGCTACAG ATTTCTTGATGCAATGCTCAATTTCCTGCTGGTGTGGTACTACTGTACATTAACCATCAGGGAAAGTATCCTCACCACCAACGGCTCCAG AATCAAAGGCTGGTGGGTTTGTCATCACTACATCTCAGCTTTTTTGTCAGGTGTAATGCTAACATG GCCAGATGGGAACTTGTACAAGATATTCAGGAACCAGTTTCTTGCCTACTCCTTGTATCAAA GTTTTGTTCAGTGTCTGCAGTGTTATTATCAGAGTGGATGTCTGTACAGGCTACGAGCCCTgggagaaagacacaacatggaTCTGACCGTGG AGGGATTTCAGTCGTGGATGTGGAAAGGACTGACGTTTCTGTTGCCTTTCCTGTTTTTCGGTCAT TTCTGGCAGCTCTTCAATAGCCTGTCTCTCTTCAGGATGGCTCAGCTCCCTGACTGTAGAGAATGGCAG GTCATGATGTGTGGTCTCTGCTTCCTTATCCTGTTCATGGGAAACTTCTTCACCACTGTTGCTGTGGTCCGTCACAAGGTCAATAGCAGGAATCAGAAACCTAAGAGTCTGTGA
- the taf15 gene encoding TATA-binding protein-associated factor 2N isoform X2, whose product MATDSGYGGSQSYGSYGGQQTGQGYGQGNGSGSFSGQSYSGYGQPGAATQAAAGGGYQSQEQSADNYGQEPSGYGNKSSSTYGQQSSYGSQGQGGEGYEQPSSYGSQGQGGGGAAGGGGSGGGGSSYGRWSEGTVETGEGGGQGGRFGRDQGDAEGGGGFRGRGRGSYDRGGFDRSGGYDRSGGYDRGGRGGPPGMGGGDRGGYKNYGGSRDFDSRDEPAGEQDNSDNNTIFVQGLAEEATVQEVGDFFKQIGIIKVNKKTGLLMINIYSDKATGQPKGECTVSFDDPPSAKAAINWFDGKEFNGKPIKVSFATRRAEFTQRGGAAGGSSGRGSVGGGGGGGGRGGFRGRGGGGGGGPNFDIKGGDWPCPNSSCGNMNFARRQECNKCGAPKPGEAGFGDRGGRGSYGGDRSGGFRGRGGFRGGDRGGDRGGDRGGYGGGGGFGGGYKMGGRGDRRDDRRERPY is encoded by the exons ATGGCCACTG ATTCAGGCTACGGTGGCTCACAAAG CTATGGGTCATATGGCGGTCAGCAGACTGGACAG GGTTATGGACAAGGAAACGGCAGTGGCTCTTTTAGCGGACAGAGTTACAGTGGCTATGGACAGCCAGGTGCAGCGACACAAG cagcagcaggaggtggttACCAGTCTCAGGAACAGAGTGCTGATAATTACGGACAGGAACCATCTGG GTATGGCAACAAGTCGTCGTCTACTTACGGGCAGCAAAGTTCCTATGGTAGCCAGGGTCAAGGTGGAGAGGGCTATGAGCAACCAAGTTCCTATGGTAGCCAGGggcaaggaggaggaggagcagctggtggtggtggaagCGGCGGTGGCGGCAGCAGCTATGGAAGATGGAGTGAAG Gcacagtcgaaacag GTGAAGGAGGTGGTCAGGGTGGGAGGTTCGGACGTGACCAGGGAGATGCTGAAGGAGGAGGTGGATTCAGAGGCCGAGGCCGTGGCAGCTATGACCGTGGCGGTTTTGACCGCAGTGGTGGATATGACCGCAGTGGTGGATACGACCGTGGCGGAAGAGGTGGACCTCCTGGTATGGG AGGTGGTGACCGTGGTGGCTACAAAAATTACGGTG gCTCTCGAGACTTCGACTCAAGGGATGAACCAG CTGGGGAACAGGACAACTCTGACAACAACACCATATTTGTCCAGGGACTTGCGGAAGAAGCCACAGTTCAGGAAGTCGGTGACTTCTTCAAGCAAATTGGTATCATCAAG GTGAACAAGAAGACTGGCCTGCTAATGATCAACATCTACTCTGACAAGGCCACCGGCCAGCCAAAGGGAGAATGTACAGTGTCATTCGATGACCCGCCCTCTGCCAAAGCTGCCATTAACTGGTTTGATG GCAAGGAGTTCAATGGCAAACCTATCAAAGTATCATTTGCCACCCGCAGAGCTGAGttcacacagagaggaggagcagcaggagggagCAGTGGAAGAGGTAGTGTAGGAGGTGGCGGCGGCGGAGGAGGGCGAGGAG GTTTCAGAGGtcgtggtggtggaggaggaggaggacccaACTTTGACATTAAGGGAGGAGACTGGCCCTGTCCCAACAG CTCTTGTGGCAACATGAATTTTGCACGGCGGCAAGAGTGTAACAAGTGTGGCGCTCCCAAACCAGGAGAAGCAGGATTTGGAG ATCGTGGAGGCAGAGGCAGTTATGGTGGTGACCGAAGCGGTGGCTTCAGAGGTCGGGGAGGTTTCCGCGGAGGAGACCGTGGAGGAGACCGCGGTGGAGACCGTGGAGGCTACGGAGGAGGTGGCGGATTCGGAGGGGGATACAAAATGGGAGGAAG AGGTGACCGTAGAGACGACAGAAGAGAGCGACCATACTAA
- the taf15 gene encoding TATA-binding protein-associated factor 2N isoform X3 — MATDSGYGGSQSYGSYGGQQTGQGYGQGNGSGSFSGQSYSGYGQPGAATQAAAAGGGYQSQEQSADNYGQEPSGYGNKSSSTYGQQSSYGSQGQGGEGYEQPSSYGSQGQGGGGAAGGGGSGGGGSSYGRWSEGEGGGQGGRFGRDQGDAEGGGGFRGRGRGSYDRGGFDRSGGYDRSGGYDRGGRGGPPGMGGGDRGGYKNYGGSRDFDSRDEPAGEQDNSDNNTIFVQGLAEEATVQEVGDFFKQIGIIKVNKKTGLLMINIYSDKATGQPKGECTVSFDDPPSAKAAINWFDGKEFNGKPIKVSFATRRAEFTQRGGAAGGSSGRGSVGGGGGGGGRGGFRGRGGGGGGGPNFDIKGGDWPCPNSSCGNMNFARRQECNKCGAPKPGEAGFGDRGGRGSYGGDRSGGFRGRGGFRGGDRGGDRGGDRGGYGGGGGFGGGYKMGGRGDRRDDRRERPY, encoded by the exons ATGGCCACTG ATTCAGGCTACGGTGGCTCACAAAG CTATGGGTCATATGGCGGTCAGCAGACTGGACAG GGTTATGGACAAGGAAACGGCAGTGGCTCTTTTAGCGGACAGAGTTACAGTGGCTATGGACAGCCAGGTGCAGCGACACAAG cagcagcagcaggaggtggttACCAGTCTCAGGAACAGAGTGCTGATAATTACGGACAGGAACCATCTGG GTATGGCAACAAGTCGTCGTCTACTTACGGGCAGCAAAGTTCCTATGGTAGCCAGGGTCAAGGTGGAGAGGGCTATGAGCAACCAAGTTCCTATGGTAGCCAGGggcaaggaggaggaggagcagctggtggtggtggaagCGGCGGTGGCGGCAGCAGCTATGGAAGATGGAGTGAAG GTGAAGGAGGTGGTCAGGGTGGGAGGTTCGGACGTGACCAGGGAGATGCTGAAGGAGGAGGTGGATTCAGAGGCCGAGGCCGTGGCAGCTATGACCGTGGCGGTTTTGACCGCAGTGGTGGATATGACCGCAGTGGTGGATACGACCGTGGCGGAAGAGGTGGACCTCCTGGTATGGG AGGTGGTGACCGTGGTGGCTACAAAAATTACGGTG gCTCTCGAGACTTCGACTCAAGGGATGAACCAG CTGGGGAACAGGACAACTCTGACAACAACACCATATTTGTCCAGGGACTTGCGGAAGAAGCCACAGTTCAGGAAGTCGGTGACTTCTTCAAGCAAATTGGTATCATCAAG GTGAACAAGAAGACTGGCCTGCTAATGATCAACATCTACTCTGACAAGGCCACCGGCCAGCCAAAGGGAGAATGTACAGTGTCATTCGATGACCCGCCCTCTGCCAAAGCTGCCATTAACTGGTTTGATG GCAAGGAGTTCAATGGCAAACCTATCAAAGTATCATTTGCCACCCGCAGAGCTGAGttcacacagagaggaggagcagcaggagggagCAGTGGAAGAGGTAGTGTAGGAGGTGGCGGCGGCGGAGGAGGGCGAGGAG GTTTCAGAGGtcgtggtggtggaggaggaggaggacccaACTTTGACATTAAGGGAGGAGACTGGCCCTGTCCCAACAG CTCTTGTGGCAACATGAATTTTGCACGGCGGCAAGAGTGTAACAAGTGTGGCGCTCCCAAACCAGGAGAAGCAGGATTTGGAG ATCGTGGAGGCAGAGGCAGTTATGGTGGTGACCGAAGCGGTGGCTTCAGAGGTCGGGGAGGTTTCCGCGGAGGAGACCGTGGAGGAGACCGCGGTGGAGACCGTGGAGGCTACGGAGGAGGTGGCGGATTCGGAGGGGGATACAAAATGGGAGGAAG AGGTGACCGTAGAGACGACAGAAGAGAGCGACCATACTAA
- the taf15 gene encoding TATA-binding protein-associated factor 2N isoform X1, which yields MATDSGYGGSQSYGSYGGQQTGQGYGQGNGSGSFSGQSYSGYGQPGAATQAAAAGGGYQSQEQSADNYGQEPSGYGNKSSSTYGQQSSYGSQGQGGEGYEQPSSYGSQGQGGGGAAGGGGSGGGGSSYGRWSEGTVETGEGGGQGGRFGRDQGDAEGGGGFRGRGRGSYDRGGFDRSGGYDRSGGYDRGGRGGPPGMGGGDRGGYKNYGGSRDFDSRDEPAGEQDNSDNNTIFVQGLAEEATVQEVGDFFKQIGIIKVNKKTGLLMINIYSDKATGQPKGECTVSFDDPPSAKAAINWFDGKEFNGKPIKVSFATRRAEFTQRGGAAGGSSGRGSVGGGGGGGGRGGFRGRGGGGGGGPNFDIKGGDWPCPNSSCGNMNFARRQECNKCGAPKPGEAGFGDRGGRGSYGGDRSGGFRGRGGFRGGDRGGDRGGDRGGYGGGGGFGGGYKMGGRGDRRDDRRERPY from the exons ATGGCCACTG ATTCAGGCTACGGTGGCTCACAAAG CTATGGGTCATATGGCGGTCAGCAGACTGGACAG GGTTATGGACAAGGAAACGGCAGTGGCTCTTTTAGCGGACAGAGTTACAGTGGCTATGGACAGCCAGGTGCAGCGACACAAG cagcagcagcaggaggtggttACCAGTCTCAGGAACAGAGTGCTGATAATTACGGACAGGAACCATCTGG GTATGGCAACAAGTCGTCGTCTACTTACGGGCAGCAAAGTTCCTATGGTAGCCAGGGTCAAGGTGGAGAGGGCTATGAGCAACCAAGTTCCTATGGTAGCCAGGggcaaggaggaggaggagcagctggtggtggtggaagCGGCGGTGGCGGCAGCAGCTATGGAAGATGGAGTGAAG Gcacagtcgaaacag GTGAAGGAGGTGGTCAGGGTGGGAGGTTCGGACGTGACCAGGGAGATGCTGAAGGAGGAGGTGGATTCAGAGGCCGAGGCCGTGGCAGCTATGACCGTGGCGGTTTTGACCGCAGTGGTGGATATGACCGCAGTGGTGGATACGACCGTGGCGGAAGAGGTGGACCTCCTGGTATGGG AGGTGGTGACCGTGGTGGCTACAAAAATTACGGTG gCTCTCGAGACTTCGACTCAAGGGATGAACCAG CTGGGGAACAGGACAACTCTGACAACAACACCATATTTGTCCAGGGACTTGCGGAAGAAGCCACAGTTCAGGAAGTCGGTGACTTCTTCAAGCAAATTGGTATCATCAAG GTGAACAAGAAGACTGGCCTGCTAATGATCAACATCTACTCTGACAAGGCCACCGGCCAGCCAAAGGGAGAATGTACAGTGTCATTCGATGACCCGCCCTCTGCCAAAGCTGCCATTAACTGGTTTGATG GCAAGGAGTTCAATGGCAAACCTATCAAAGTATCATTTGCCACCCGCAGAGCTGAGttcacacagagaggaggagcagcaggagggagCAGTGGAAGAGGTAGTGTAGGAGGTGGCGGCGGCGGAGGAGGGCGAGGAG GTTTCAGAGGtcgtggtggtggaggaggaggaggacccaACTTTGACATTAAGGGAGGAGACTGGCCCTGTCCCAACAG CTCTTGTGGCAACATGAATTTTGCACGGCGGCAAGAGTGTAACAAGTGTGGCGCTCCCAAACCAGGAGAAGCAGGATTTGGAG ATCGTGGAGGCAGAGGCAGTTATGGTGGTGACCGAAGCGGTGGCTTCAGAGGTCGGGGAGGTTTCCGCGGAGGAGACCGTGGAGGAGACCGCGGTGGAGACCGTGGAGGCTACGGAGGAGGTGGCGGATTCGGAGGGGGATACAAAATGGGAGGAAG AGGTGACCGTAGAGACGACAGAAGAGAGCGACCATACTAA
- the porb gene encoding P450 (cytochrome) oxidoreductase b isoform X2, with translation MGCVFSLPEDRRDAAERAPTTRETSFIEKMKKTGKNIIVFYGSQTGTGEEFANRLSKDAQRYGMKGMSADPEEYEMGELSRLSEIKNSLAIFCMATYGEGDPTDNAQDFYDWLQENDGENLSGLNYTVFALGNKTYEHYNAMGVYVDKRLEELGAMRIFDLGLGDDDGNLEEDFVSWREQFWPAVCEHFGVEALGDDSSIRQYELKEHTDLNMNKVYTGEIGRLKSFEVQKPPFDSKNPFLAAVTVNRRLNKAGNRHLMHLELDITGSKIRYESGDHVAVFPTNDSALVNKLGQILGVDLDVVISLNNLDEESNKKHPFPCPTSYRTALTHYLDITQPPRTNVLYELAQYASDPKDQETMRKMASSSPEGKARYHSWVQGASRNILAILEDMPSLKPPIDHLCELLPRLQARYYSIASSSKVHTNSISICAVVVEYETLTGRMNKGVATNWLKNKLVSDNSQKSTVPMYIRKSQFRLPFKATNPVIMIGPGTGIAPFMGFIQERGWLKEQGKEVGETVMFFGCRHKNEDYIYQEELEEAEKNGVLTQLNVAFSRDQEQKMYVQHLMKTNKEVIWKLIHSDNAHIYVCGDAKNMAKDVQTALHEIGEELGGMTRAQATDYIKKLMTKGRYSQDVWS, from the exons ATGGGCTGTGTCTTCTCCCTGCCAGAGGACAGGAGAGATGCTGCTGAGAG AGCACCCACCACAAGAGAGACTAGTTTCATcgagaaaatgaagaaaacc GGCAAGAACATCATTGTGTTCTACGGCTCTCAGACGGGCACAGGAGAGGAATTTGCCAACAGACTATCCAAAGACGCTCAACGCTACGGCATGAAGGGAATGTCTGCCGATCCAGAGGAGTACGAAATG GGGGAGCTGTCCCGTCTGTCTGAGATTAAAAACTCCCTCGCCATATTTTGCATGGCCACCTATGGTGAAGGAGACCCAACAGACAACGCCCAGGACTTCTATGACTGGCTGCAGGAAAATGATGGTGAAAACCTCTCCGGACTAAACTACACT GTATTTGCTCTGGGCAACAAGACATATGAACACTACAATGCAATGGGAGTATATGTTGACAAAAGGCTGGAAGAACTTGGGGCCATGCGCATCTTTGACCTTGGTTTAGGAGATGATGATGGCAA tCTGGAAGAGGACTTTGTTTCATGGAGAGAGCAGTTCTGGCCGGCGGTCTGTGAGCACTTTGGAGTGGAAGCCTTAGGCGATGACTCaag CATACGGCAGTACGAGCTGAAGGAGCACACGGACCTCAACATGAACAAAGTGTACACGGGAGAGATTGGCCGCCTGAAGAGTTTTGAGGTCCAAAAGCC GCCCTTTGATTCGAAAAACCCTTTCCTGGCTGCAGTCACTGTTAACCGCAGACTCAACAAAGCCGGTAATAGACATCTTATGCACCTGGAGTTGGACATAACGGGCTCAAAGATCAG ATACGAGTCAGGAGACCACGTTGCTGTTTTCCCCACAAATGACTCTGCGTTAGTGAACAAGTTGGGACAAATCCTTGGAGTGGACCTTGATGTGGTTATCTCTCTCAACAACCTTGATG AGGAGTCCAACAAGAAGCACCCTTTCCCCTGCCCCACCAGCTACCGCACAGCCCTCACTCACTACTTGGATATCACGCAGCCCCCTCGCACCAACGTCCTGTACGAGCTGGCACAGTACGCCTCTGACCCCAAAGACCAGGAGACTATGCGCAAGATGGCCTCTTCCTCACCTGAGGGCAAG GCACGCTACCACAGTTGGGTGCAGGGTGCCAGTAGAAACATCCTCGCCATCCTGGAGGATATGCCTTCTTTAAAGCCTCCCATAGACCACCTGTGTGAGCTGCTGCCTCGTCTCCAGGCTCGCTATTATTCCATCGCCTCCTCGTCAAAG GTTCACACCAACAGCATCAGCATCTGTGCCGTAGTGGTGGAGTACGAGACCTTGACCGGCCGCATGAACAAGGGAGTTGCCACCAACTGGCTGAAGAACAAACTGGTCTCTGACAACAGCCAAAAGTCCACTGTTCCCATGTACATCCGCAAGTCTCAGTTCCGCCTGCCCTTCAAAGCCACAAACCCTGTGATCATGATCGGCCCTGGGACAGGAATCGCTCCCTTCATGGGTTTCATCCAAGAGAGAGGCTGGCTCAAAGAACAAG gAAAAGAAGTTGGAGAAACTGTGATGTTTTTCGGCTGCAGACATAAGAACGAGGATTATATCtaccaggaggagctggaggaagcGGAGAAGAATGGAGTTCTAACGCAGCTTAATGTTGCCTTCTCCAGAGACCAGGAGCAAAAG ATGTACGTGCAGCATCTCATGAAGACGAACAAGGAAGTCATCTGGAAGCTGATTCACTCCGACAACGCTCATATCTACGTCTGCGG GGATGCAAAGAACATGGCTAAGGATGTGCAGACGGCCCTCCATGAGATAGGAGAAGAACTGGGAGGCATGACGCGCGCACAGGCCACAGATTACATCAAGAAACTGATGACCAAGGGACGCTACTCACAGGATGTCTGGAGTTAA
- the porb gene encoding P450 (cytochrome) oxidoreductase b isoform X1, with translation MADMDADTTAHTEPLVDEEEPLFSNLDLFLFSLIVGLVIYWFMSRKNPEPIPEFKKLDTPAPTTRETSFIEKMKKTGKNIIVFYGSQTGTGEEFANRLSKDAQRYGMKGMSADPEEYEMGELSRLSEIKNSLAIFCMATYGEGDPTDNAQDFYDWLQENDGENLSGLNYTVFALGNKTYEHYNAMGVYVDKRLEELGAMRIFDLGLGDDDGNLEEDFVSWREQFWPAVCEHFGVEALGDDSSIRQYELKEHTDLNMNKVYTGEIGRLKSFEVQKPPFDSKNPFLAAVTVNRRLNKAGNRHLMHLELDITGSKIRYESGDHVAVFPTNDSALVNKLGQILGVDLDVVISLNNLDEESNKKHPFPCPTSYRTALTHYLDITQPPRTNVLYELAQYASDPKDQETMRKMASSSPEGKARYHSWVQGASRNILAILEDMPSLKPPIDHLCELLPRLQARYYSIASSSKVHTNSISICAVVVEYETLTGRMNKGVATNWLKNKLVSDNSQKSTVPMYIRKSQFRLPFKATNPVIMIGPGTGIAPFMGFIQERGWLKEQGKEVGETVMFFGCRHKNEDYIYQEELEEAEKNGVLTQLNVAFSRDQEQKMYVQHLMKTNKEVIWKLIHSDNAHIYVCGDAKNMAKDVQTALHEIGEELGGMTRAQATDYIKKLMTKGRYSQDVWS, from the exons ATGGCAGACATGGACGCTGATACCACCGCCCACACGGAGCCCCTGGTGGATGAAGAGGAGCCTCTTTTCAGCAACCTggacctcttcctcttctccctgaTTGTTGGTCTTGTCATTTATTGGTTCATGTCCCGCAAGAACCCCGAGCCCATCCCTGAATTCAAGAAGCTCGACACACC AGCACCCACCACAAGAGAGACTAGTTTCATcgagaaaatgaagaaaacc GGCAAGAACATCATTGTGTTCTACGGCTCTCAGACGGGCACAGGAGAGGAATTTGCCAACAGACTATCCAAAGACGCTCAACGCTACGGCATGAAGGGAATGTCTGCCGATCCAGAGGAGTACGAAATG GGGGAGCTGTCCCGTCTGTCTGAGATTAAAAACTCCCTCGCCATATTTTGCATGGCCACCTATGGTGAAGGAGACCCAACAGACAACGCCCAGGACTTCTATGACTGGCTGCAGGAAAATGATGGTGAAAACCTCTCCGGACTAAACTACACT GTATTTGCTCTGGGCAACAAGACATATGAACACTACAATGCAATGGGAGTATATGTTGACAAAAGGCTGGAAGAACTTGGGGCCATGCGCATCTTTGACCTTGGTTTAGGAGATGATGATGGCAA tCTGGAAGAGGACTTTGTTTCATGGAGAGAGCAGTTCTGGCCGGCGGTCTGTGAGCACTTTGGAGTGGAAGCCTTAGGCGATGACTCaag CATACGGCAGTACGAGCTGAAGGAGCACACGGACCTCAACATGAACAAAGTGTACACGGGAGAGATTGGCCGCCTGAAGAGTTTTGAGGTCCAAAAGCC GCCCTTTGATTCGAAAAACCCTTTCCTGGCTGCAGTCACTGTTAACCGCAGACTCAACAAAGCCGGTAATAGACATCTTATGCACCTGGAGTTGGACATAACGGGCTCAAAGATCAG ATACGAGTCAGGAGACCACGTTGCTGTTTTCCCCACAAATGACTCTGCGTTAGTGAACAAGTTGGGACAAATCCTTGGAGTGGACCTTGATGTGGTTATCTCTCTCAACAACCTTGATG AGGAGTCCAACAAGAAGCACCCTTTCCCCTGCCCCACCAGCTACCGCACAGCCCTCACTCACTACTTGGATATCACGCAGCCCCCTCGCACCAACGTCCTGTACGAGCTGGCACAGTACGCCTCTGACCCCAAAGACCAGGAGACTATGCGCAAGATGGCCTCTTCCTCACCTGAGGGCAAG GCACGCTACCACAGTTGGGTGCAGGGTGCCAGTAGAAACATCCTCGCCATCCTGGAGGATATGCCTTCTTTAAAGCCTCCCATAGACCACCTGTGTGAGCTGCTGCCTCGTCTCCAGGCTCGCTATTATTCCATCGCCTCCTCGTCAAAG GTTCACACCAACAGCATCAGCATCTGTGCCGTAGTGGTGGAGTACGAGACCTTGACCGGCCGCATGAACAAGGGAGTTGCCACCAACTGGCTGAAGAACAAACTGGTCTCTGACAACAGCCAAAAGTCCACTGTTCCCATGTACATCCGCAAGTCTCAGTTCCGCCTGCCCTTCAAAGCCACAAACCCTGTGATCATGATCGGCCCTGGGACAGGAATCGCTCCCTTCATGGGTTTCATCCAAGAGAGAGGCTGGCTCAAAGAACAAG gAAAAGAAGTTGGAGAAACTGTGATGTTTTTCGGCTGCAGACATAAGAACGAGGATTATATCtaccaggaggagctggaggaagcGGAGAAGAATGGAGTTCTAACGCAGCTTAATGTTGCCTTCTCCAGAGACCAGGAGCAAAAG ATGTACGTGCAGCATCTCATGAAGACGAACAAGGAAGTCATCTGGAAGCTGATTCACTCCGACAACGCTCATATCTACGTCTGCGG GGATGCAAAGAACATGGCTAAGGATGTGCAGACGGCCCTCCATGAGATAGGAGAAGAACTGGGAGGCATGACGCGCGCACAGGCCACAGATTACATCAAGAAACTGATGACCAAGGGACGCTACTCACAGGATGTCTGGAGTTAA